A genomic segment from candidate division KSB1 bacterium encodes:
- a CDS encoding VOC family protein translates to MSHLNFAIYLITIYFGFGNQEIKNNPQSRFRLDHINIAVKDLEKAKQRYQDLGFSIKPGKRSPFEMVFQFHHREPPRCRRFLRFESGAAC, encoded by the coding sequence ATGAGCCATCTTAATTTCGCCATATATTTAATTACAATTTATTTTGGTTTTGGGAATCAAGAAATAAAAAATAATCCCCAAAGTAGATTTCGACTCGACCATATCAACATCGCCGTTAAGGATTTGGAGAAAGCAAAGCAGCGCTATCAAGACTTGGGTTTTTCCATCAAACCGGGAAAAAGATCTCCTTTCGAAATGGTATTCCAATTTCATCATCGAGAACCCCCGAGGTGCCGGCGCTTTTTGCGCTTTGAAAGTGGAGCAGCCTGCTGA